ATTCACAATCAATGTTTATGGTGTAACAATGGGCAATGGTGGATCTTTTTTTATCAAGTTTGATGACGGACCACAACCTGATGACTTGGGAGATAATCTGAATGACGGTTCATTTGATATAAATGAATCTTCAATTAATTTTCCAAACGTTAATTCTACTCCCAAAAACTATAAGGTTGAATTCATCCTCAATTTTGATGGTACCGGAACTTATACCATCACACAAATATAAACTTAAGAGGCATCAGCCTCTTTTTTTTATGCAAAACACTTCATAAAAGAATCATATTTAGTAAATTTGTGAGTCTTAAAAAATCAAATAATAAATAACAGTATAATGTCAGACAAATCAAAAATCTATTACACCCTTACGGATGAGGCTCCAATGTTGGCAACACACTCGTTTTTACCTATTGTAAAAGCTTTTACAAAATCAGCAAACATTGAGATTGCCGTTCCGGATATTTCTTTGGCAGGAAGAATTCTAGCTAACTTCCCTGAGTTTTTGAAAGATGACCAGAAGATAGGTGATGCCCTGGCTCAATTAGGTCAATTGGCAACTCAACCTGATGCGAACATTATCAAATTACCCAATATCTCAGCTTCTGCACCTCAATTAGATGCTGCAATCGCAGAACTACAGTCTAAAGGTTTCGCAATTCCTAATTATCCTGCAGAACCTAAGAATGATGAAGAAAAAGCAATCAAAGCTAAATATGCCAAAGTTTTGGGAAGTGCAGTGAACCCTGTACTTAGAGAAGGAAATTCTGACAGACGTGCTCCAAAAGCAGTTAAAAATTACGCAAAAGCAAACCCTCACAGAATGGGTGACTGGGCTTCTGACAGCAAAACCGATGTTGCCCACATGGACAACGGAGATTTCTACGGAACTGAAACGTCTACCACTCTTGAGAATGCTGCACAATATAAAATCGTTTTCAAAGGGGATGATGGCGCTGAAACTTTATTGAAGGATTTCGCAGGTCTTCAGGCCGGAGAAGTGATTGATTCTTCTGTAATGAATTTAAATGCATTGAAAGCATTTGTTCAGCAGGCTATCGATGAGGCTAAAAGCAGAAACGTACTTCTTTCTGCTCATCTGAAAGCTACAATGATGAAGATCTCTGACCCAATCATTTTCGGGGCTATTGTAGAGACTTTCTTTAAAGATGTATTTTCAAAATATGCTGACACGTTCAAATCTTTAGACGTTAATTCAAATAATGGTCTTGCTGACCTTTTTGATAAGATTAAAGGGAATGCTCAGGAAGCGGAGATCAAAGCTGATATTGAAACTGCTCTGGCAAACGGACCAAGAGTAGCGATGGTAAATTCTGACAAAGGAATTACCAACTTCCACGTTCCTTCCGACATTATCGTCGATGCATCTATGGCTGCCCTTGTAAGAGGCGGAGGTAAAATGTGGAACAAAGAAGGAAAGGAAGAAGATACGGTATGTATTATTCCTGACCGTTCTTATGCAGGTTTCTACCAGTCTGTTATTGATGACATGAAAGCTCACGGAAAATTAGATCCTACAACAATGGGTTCTGTTCCGAACGTAGGTTTAATGGCTCAAAAAGCTGAAGAATATGGATCTCACGACAAAACTTTCCAGGCGTCAGCTGATGGAACCATTGAAGTTCAGGACGAAAACGGAAATATTCTTCTTTCTCAAAAAGTTGAAACAGGAGATATTTTCAGAATGTGCCAGACTAAAGATGCCCCTATCCAGGACTGGGTAAAATTAGCGGTAAACAGAGCAAGGCTTTCTGATACACCGGCTATTTTCTGGTTAGACAAAGGAAGAGCTCACGATAGAGAAATGATCAAAAAGGTTGAAAAATATCTTGCAGATCACGATACAAACGGTCTTGACATTAAAATTCTTGATGTAAAGGACGCCATGACTGAAACGCTGAAAAGAGCCAGAGAAGGAAAAGATACGATCTCTGTTTCAGGAAACGTATTGAGAGATTATTTAACCGATCTTTTCCCAATCCTTGAATTAGGAACTTCTGCAAAAATGCTTTCCATTGTTCCATTAATGAACGGAGGAGGTTTATTTGAAACAGGTGCAGGAGGTTCTGCTCCAAAACACGTTGAACAGTTCCTGGAAGAAGGTTACTTAAGATGGGATTCTCTTGGTGAATTCTTAGCACTTCAGGCTTCTTTAGAGCATTTAGCTCAGACTCAGGGAAATACTAAAGCTCAGGTTTTAGCTGATGCACTAGACGAAGCGAATGCTAAATTCTTAGCTACTGATAAATCTCCTGCAAGAAAAGTGGGACAAATTGATAACAGAGGTTCTCATTTCTATTTAGCAATGTATTGGGCTGAAGCTTTGGCTAACCAGACTGCAGATGCTGAATTAGCCGCTCGTTTTGCCCCGGTTGCTCAAGACCTGCAGGAAAGCGAAGCTGTAATTAATGAAGAATTAATCAGTGCTCAGGGTAAGCCTCAAAACATTGAAGGTTACTACAAAACAGATACGTATAAAACGTATGCTGCGATGAGACCAAGCACTGTTTTAAATGAAATTATTGACGGAATTTAATATCCCATTTTAATATCAATCAAAAGCTCCTTTTTATAAGGGGCTTTTTTGTTTACCATTACCTGTCATCTTAATTCCACTAAGGATAAAAATCCAAAACACTGCTATAGTTAAACTTTAAATAAATTATCCGTTTTTTCATTATACGAGACATCCTACCCCTTCACAATTACTCTCCTATGCTCCCTGCCCCAGTTGATCATTTCAGTAATTATATTTCCAAATGTTCTGCAGTATTCGGTAGGCTCATATTCTATCAAAACCGGAGTTTCAGGATATACATTTCTTTTTACCAGCTTATTCAGCTCCATATCTTTTAGTTCCTTTGAAAGCATCCTTGTGGTAATTCCCGGGATACTCCGTTCAATTTCACGGAAACGTCTGTTGCCGTTACAGATTGAATTGATGACAGGAATTCTCCACTTTCCTCCAATAAAATAGAGAGTGTCCTGCAGGGCTCTTAATTCTTCGGTCTGGTCTCTTTCCATAGCTGCAAAGTTAAATGATATCATTGATGATAGTGGTATACTCTGTTATACTGATTACAAAAGTATACCAAATTGAAATAACTTTGTCAAAAATTTTAAGAAATGAAAAAATTCAGTAACAAACTAGCCATTGTAACAGGCGGTAACAGTGGAATAGGATATGCAACAGCAAAAGAGCTTATTGCAGAAGGAGCTCAGGTAATTATTACAGGTAGAAGAAGCGAAGCAGTGGAAAAAGCAGCTAACGAGCTCGGCGCAATTCCGTTTGTGGCAGATCAGGGAAAGCTTGAAGACATAAACAATTTAACAGCAGAAGTTGAAAACCGATTCGGAAAAGTTGATATTTTATTCATTAATGCCGGAATTACCGGAACTTTAGGTTCCATTGAAGATATGAGTCCTGAAAATTTCGATAATGTAATGAATATTAATTTCAGGGGAGCATATTTTACCTTGAGCAAATTCATACCGCTATTGAATGACGAAGCATCTGTGATATTTTTATCTTCCAACGTTGCTACAACCTACAAACCAAACAGCTCAGTATATCAGGCAAGTAAAGCAGCACTTAATTCAATTGCAAAAACTGCAGCAGCAGAATTGGCTCCGAGAAAAATCAGAGTGAATATACTAAGTCCTGGACCTACAAAAACAGAAATTATGACAAAAGCTGGTTTGGACGAAGCTACTTTAAGCAGCCTTGATGAATGGCTGACCGACTTAATTCCACTTAAGAAAATGGGAACTGCCCAAGATATAGCAAAACTTGTAGTTTATTTGTCAGATCACAATGTTGCCAGCTTTATGACTGGTACTGAAATTATTGTAGACGGAGGAATGGTATTGTAAGATGGAAGACGGGAGATGGAAATCATTAAACTTCGTAAATAAATTATTTTTTCAGAAAGATATAAATTAGTTCCATCTCCCATTTTCATTTTCTAAATCCGTTGCTAAACTTACCTCCTATTTTTCCACTTTCACCCCCTACTTTGTCCGCTTCACTCTTCTTTATATTTCAAAACAAGGTTCATCATTCTACTTTTGACCCATAAAAATAATATAATATGGACTCAGTAAAGAAAAAAATAACAGTTAAACCCATTGCCATTATATTTTTGGTAGTTTTGAGCCTTTTTGCAGTCTTGCAGTTTTTCAACAAACCCCGGGAAGGAAAACCTGTCGTAAAAAAAATTGAAGCCCCCCGTGAAGTGCTTGCCATCTTGGAAAACTCTTGCTTTAACTGTCATTCCAATGAACAGAATTTAAAATGGTATGACAAGATCGCCCCCATTTCCTGGGCGGTAAACAAAGATATAGCAAGAGCTAAAGAAGTTTTAAACTTTTCAGAATGGAACTATTCTGCAGCTGAGCATCAGGGGAAAATGTATGCTATTTTAAACATGATGCAAAGCGGAAAAATGCCGTTGCATGAGTATACTCTGCTGCATCCGTCAGCAAAAATCAATGCAAAAGATATTGAAACAATTAAAAAATATACGCTTTCATTATCAGGCGTAGCTTCAGGTAAAAAAGAAGTAAAGAATGCACAGCAGAATATAGAAATCATCCACAGCAACCCGCCTTCCTCAAAATTCCCTGTCTCTCCCAACGGAATTACATATAATGATGATTTTAAAAACTGGAAGGTCATCAGCATGAGTACGCTTTTCGATCACTCCATCAGGGTCATTTATGGAAATGACATTGCAGTGAAAGCGGTTGAAACGGAGAATTTTCATCCATGGCCGGACGGAAGTGTCATTGTAAAATCCGTTTGGAAACAGCAGAAACTTCCGGATGGTGAAGTGAGAGCCGGAGAATTCATCAATGCTCAGTTTATGGTCAAGGATGCAAAAAAATATACAGATACCGAAGGTTGGGGATTTGCAAAATTCTCAGGAAATGACCTTCATCCAACAGGAAAAACAGCATCATTTGCCAAAGAGTCATGCATTGCCTGTCACCGTCAGCTCGCTGAAAAAACAGGATATTTATTTGATGTTCCTATGAAAATCAATACCGAAAGACTAATCAAAAACCTTGAGAAATAATGAAAAAGCTACTATTTATCATGCTATCGATCTGTGCACTATTTACCGCCTGTAAAATAGATGAGCCGGATAAAGATTTGAAACGTATTGTTTTTGATCCGGGAGATCTAAAGTTTATCTCCACCTCGTTAAACACGAAGAAAGAGACCTCATCAGCGTTGTATGGAAATCCGGAAGCCTTAAGTTCTTTATCGAATGGAGATCATCAGCTGAAAAAGGGTTCAAAGCTAAAACTGGTCACTTGGAAATA
The Chryseobacterium sp. W4I1 DNA segment above includes these coding regions:
- a CDS encoding heme-binding domain-containing protein → MDSVKKKITVKPIAIIFLVVLSLFAVLQFFNKPREGKPVVKKIEAPREVLAILENSCFNCHSNEQNLKWYDKIAPISWAVNKDIARAKEVLNFSEWNYSAAEHQGKMYAILNMMQSGKMPLHEYTLLHPSAKINAKDIETIKKYTLSLSGVASGKKEVKNAQQNIEIIHSNPPSSKFPVSPNGITYNDDFKNWKVISMSTLFDHSIRVIYGNDIAVKAVETENFHPWPDGSVIVKSVWKQQKLPDGEVRAGEFINAQFMVKDAKKYTDTEGWGFAKFSGNDLHPTGKTASFAKESCIACHRQLAEKTGYLFDVPMKINTERLIKNLEK
- a CDS encoding NADP-dependent isocitrate dehydrogenase, whose amino-acid sequence is MSDKSKIYYTLTDEAPMLATHSFLPIVKAFTKSANIEIAVPDISLAGRILANFPEFLKDDQKIGDALAQLGQLATQPDANIIKLPNISASAPQLDAAIAELQSKGFAIPNYPAEPKNDEEKAIKAKYAKVLGSAVNPVLREGNSDRRAPKAVKNYAKANPHRMGDWASDSKTDVAHMDNGDFYGTETSTTLENAAQYKIVFKGDDGAETLLKDFAGLQAGEVIDSSVMNLNALKAFVQQAIDEAKSRNVLLSAHLKATMMKISDPIIFGAIVETFFKDVFSKYADTFKSLDVNSNNGLADLFDKIKGNAQEAEIKADIETALANGPRVAMVNSDKGITNFHVPSDIIVDASMAALVRGGGKMWNKEGKEEDTVCIIPDRSYAGFYQSVIDDMKAHGKLDPTTMGSVPNVGLMAQKAEEYGSHDKTFQASADGTIEVQDENGNILLSQKVETGDIFRMCQTKDAPIQDWVKLAVNRARLSDTPAIFWLDKGRAHDREMIKKVEKYLADHDTNGLDIKILDVKDAMTETLKRAREGKDTISVSGNVLRDYLTDLFPILELGTSAKMLSIVPLMNGGGLFETGAGGSAPKHVEQFLEEGYLRWDSLGEFLALQASLEHLAQTQGNTKAQVLADALDEANAKFLATDKSPARKVGQIDNRGSHFYLAMYWAEALANQTADAELAARFAPVAQDLQESEAVINEELISAQGKPQNIEGYYKTDTYKTYAAMRPSTVLNEIIDGI
- a CDS encoding SDR family oxidoreductase, translating into MKKFSNKLAIVTGGNSGIGYATAKELIAEGAQVIITGRRSEAVEKAANELGAIPFVADQGKLEDINNLTAEVENRFGKVDILFINAGITGTLGSIEDMSPENFDNVMNINFRGAYFTLSKFIPLLNDEASVIFLSSNVATTYKPNSSVYQASKAALNSIAKTAAAELAPRKIRVNILSPGPTKTEIMTKAGLDEATLSSLDEWLTDLIPLKKMGTAQDIAKLVVYLSDHNVASFMTGTEIIVDGGMVL
- a CDS encoding helix-turn-helix domain-containing protein codes for the protein MISFNFAAMERDQTEELRALQDTLYFIGGKWRIPVINSICNGNRRFREIERSIPGITTRMLSKELKDMELNKLVKRNVYPETPVLIEYEPTEYCRTFGNIITEMINWGREHRRVIVKG